The genomic stretch ATCTATTGATTATGAAAAAGAATCATCATACGAAATGCAGATCAGCGCAAAAGATGGTCTGGGATTGGCGTCATATGCAACATTAATTATTGAAATTACTGATATGAATGACAACGCGCCAGTTATACATCTGAAATCACTCACCAACCCCATACCAGAGAATGTGTCACCTGGTACAGAGGTGGGCATCATTAACGTGCAGGACAGGGACTCTGAGAATAACCGACAGGTCCGCTGCTCCATTCAGCAAAATGCTCCTCTTAAGTTGGTTCCTTCTATTAAAAACTACTATTCTCTGGTGACTACAGGACAACTGGACCGTGAACTAGTATCTGATTACAACATTACAATCACTGCCACTGACGAGGGCTCTccacctctgtcctcctctaaaACTGTTCAGTTATCTGTAGCAGACATCAACGACAACCCACCTGTATTTGAGGAACAGTCCTACAGCGcatatgtgactgaaaataacaaacctGGCTCCACTTTATGTTCCGTTACTGCTCGAGACCCCGACTGGAGACAAAACGGTACAGTGATTTATTCTCTGTTACCTAGTGAGGTTAACGGAGCCCCGGTGTCCTCCTATGTATCTGTTAACGGAGATACGGGGGTGATTCACGCTGTGAGGTCGTTTGATTATGAACAGTTCAGGAGTTTTAAAGTCCACATGATGGCCAGAGACAACGGTTCTCCTCCGCTCAGCAGCAACGTGACCGTCAGTGTGTTCATATCGGATGTGAATGACAACTCTCCTCAGATACTGTACCCCGCCCCGGAGGGCAACTCCTTCATGACCGAGCTGGTCCCCAAAGCTGCACACGGAGGCTCTCTGGTGTCCAAAGTGATAGCGGTGGACGCGGACTCCGGACAGAACGCCTGGCTGTCCTATTATATAGTCAAATCCACTGATCCGGGACTTTTCAGTATTGGTGTCCACAGCGGAGAGATCAGGACACAGCGGGACATTTCTGAATCTGACAGTATGAAACAGAACCTCGTTGTGTCAGTGAGCGATAACGGacagccctctctctctgccacctgttccatgtatttacttatttctgATAACTTGGCTGAGGTCCCAGAACTGAAGGATATTTCTTATGATGAGAAGAATTCTAAATTGACCTCTTATCTGATCATCGCGCTGGTGTCCGTTTCCaccttttttctgacttttatcatcatcatcctggGTGTGAGGTTTTGTCGAAGGAGAAAGCCCAGACTGTTGTTTGATGGAGCAGTTGCCATCCCCAGCGCTTATCTCCCTCCTAATTACGCAGATGTTGACGGCTCAGGAACTTTACGCAGCACTTATAATTATGACGCCTACTTGACAACAGGATCTAGAACCAGTGACTTTAAGTTCGTGACATCTTACAATGATAACACTCTGCCTGCTGACCAGACTCTGAGAAAAAGTCCATCAGACTTTGCTGATGCTTTTGGAGATTGTGATCGCTCTCCTGAGGTACGCATACATTTCATACCTCTCAACTCGTGTTCAGTGTCTTGTAAAAGTCATTCTCGAgttttgttttcactcttttcAGTTCCATTGTCCTTTTCTGTGGGggttatttaaaaaaacgtGAATGTGTCTAAGAGTTTTTAAGCATTCATTATGATTCCCAAAGACTCTAGACCTCAGTTGTTGTTGATGCATTTCTTTTAGATCAAACCTTAAAAGTTAGCCTTTAAATATGACAGCCACGgcatttgtttactttttcttaatcaaGATTCGCATAATTACGCCGAACAGCTCTCACAGCAACTTTTACCGAAGCTGGTAACAATCCTCACACATCCCAGCCattcaccaaacacacacacacacacactcttatcGTGTATGCATGCACTGACGCACCTAGACCCACACCAACACGGTCAATTCTTTGcacctttttcctttttagacTTTTTTGATACcaattgttttctttgttgtctttAAGTTCTTCAGTCTatatctgatcacatttttgCTTAATGTAATGCTGTATTGAGGCAAGACTTTTCCACTACGATCCTTGTTACTCTGTCCTTGGTGCTGAACTCCATTTGATATTCTGATGCATTTTTAGAGATAATTTCCCCATGTATTGAGGGTGttgtctttcttctcctttgattttttttttttagtagatTTGCAAAAATTCAGCCTTTGTCAAGATACttagattttatctgttttgatgttttcatatcaatatg from Thunnus thynnus chromosome 9, fThuThy2.1, whole genome shotgun sequence encodes the following:
- the LOC137188824 gene encoding protocadherin beta-15-like — its product is MGFRRFALHYGLACIFLVVHPVYGDVSYSIPEEIKRGSVIGNIAKDLGLDLGRLSARKARIDTEDNNVKYCGVNLNTGDLIVQERIDREGLCGKKVSCVLKQELVLENPLELHRINIRVQDINDNSPQFKEDSLRFEIRESAVKGSRFPLDEAHDGDIGENAVQGYSLQQNDHFLLNVKTKGGGRKYGELILDKELDREDKKELTLLLTAFDGGSPQRSGTVVIHVTVLDANDNVPVFSQTVFKASLPENSPLDTVVITVSATDADEGVNGEVIYGFDHVSDENQIFSLNPKTGEVKVAGSIDYEKESSYEMQISAKDGLGLASYATLIIEITDMNDNAPVIHLKSLTNPIPENVSPGTEVGIINVQDRDSENNRQVRCSIQQNAPLKLVPSIKNYYSLVTTGQLDRELVSDYNITITATDEGSPPLSSSKTVQLSVADINDNPPVFEEQSYSAYVTENNKPGSTLCSVTARDPDWRQNGTVIYSLLPSEVNGAPVSSYVSVNGDTGVIHAVRSFDYEQFRSFKVHMMARDNGSPPLSSNVTVSVFISDVNDNSPQILYPAPEGNSFMTELVPKAAHGGSLVSKVIAVDADSGQNAWLSYYIVKSTDPGLFSIGVHSGEIRTQRDISESDSMKQNLVVSVSDNGQPSLSATCSMYLLISDNLAEVPELKDISYDEKNSKLTSYLIIALVSVSTFFLTFIIIILGVRFCRRRKPRLLFDGAVAIPSAYLPPNYADVDGSGTLRSTYNYDAYLTTGSRTSDFKFVTSYNDNTLPADQTLRKSPSDFADAFGDCDRSPEIKP